CCTGTTGAAGGAAGACCCGTGAGAATGCGGCGCCTTCCATGCTGTGGGCTCGGCATGGGCTGGCTTCTGTGAGTGCCTCCCAATACGCTTGCTATTTTGCCTTACTTTCTGAAGTTAAACCAGTCCCTGACAAAGTTCCATTCTCTTGCTGGAACAAAGGTTCATTGCCGGGTTCTTCTTGGCTGCCATTCCGTGGTATATTGGTGCTTTCGTCCTAATCTGTGTCCGGGTACATGACCACAGAGAGAAACCAGGATATGTTGCCTGCACTGTTGCTGTAAGTTACCTTTCTGATACAACCACAATACTTTGCTACTGTTAAGATTTCACATAGAAATTTGAGACTGAGTTTTATGGCCCATTCAACCAGCTTTGTTACATTAACTGAAATAAATTCGCTCAAAAGCATATACTTAGGTGCTGCTTACACTTACAGTTAATTTTTCTTGTGATGGCTCCAGTTAAAATATTGGTATGCCCGAATTTTGACAAAAGCTCTTTCAACATAGAAGTAGATTTTTACTGTACAAATTTAGCAATTGCAAGCAACATGGAAATCATTAGAATCACAAATTACGAGCTATAACCTGTCACAACAAATTATTTTCTGTAATACTTGGGCTAACTTTGCATTGGAATTCGCTGCATCGCATAAACAGGCTATAATTGCGGCCATTGTTATACCCCTTGGAGTAACAAAAGGAACAGACTCATGGTGAGCCACCACCAGGTCTTGGCAGGCGGTTCTGTTGCTGAATATAAACATCGTTATTTCAGGCCCAGTTACATGATAGGTTAAAAAGTCTGCTGGTTGTATTTCATGTATGAGTGTGTCTTGTATACATATATGTACAGTAAAAAGAGTGGGGCTGCATCTTCGATGTTCTCTTGTATCGATACTTGGTACTTATAGTGTGTAATAAAAGCTTGAATGTACAACACATATCTTCCTCGAGGTTACCTCTCTTTCAAACTTGATGTTGAAATTTGATGTATCACTCAACAATTGTTACCCCTCCTTGGAGTAACATAAAGGGAACAGACTCGTGGTGAACTGCAACCAGGTCTTGGCAGCGGTTATGTTGATGAATATAAGTGGTGGTTATTTCAGTTCCTGCATCGACCGTTGCTGTCCTCTTGTGCCTATATTTGATACGTCCTGCGTCGATGATGCGATGTCCCTTCTATCGATATTTCGGGTTTCTACTTTGTAATAAAGCTCAAGTGTTTCCAACACATATTTTATATGAGGTTGCATCTGTGTCAACTGTCAAGTTCAGCACTTTCATATGGTATCTCCAGTTCTGAAAAGTAGATTCATATTGTATCTCAAGCAAGTCTCATTTCTCATTATCATAAGGAGTATAGGCAATATTTACTGTCCGAATCAGAACCTATAATGCCCACATCAATTTGTTAGTTTATGTTCCAGCTTGACAGTTTGTTTGTTGAAAGCAGTGATGTTGTTAGTTTAAAGGGAGCAAGCTTTGCTGCCCATGAAATCTGTTACTCTTTAGGTCCTGGCCATGTTTGGCATGAATAACCTCCAGATAATTAATTATTGTTCGAGTAATAATAAAAAGTAGAAGTGTGATTTAGAGACGAATGAGGGCATTCTGTGCCAGTGCCCAGTGCCATGTTGGGAAAAATTCTAGTTTTATGTTTTAAGTTGCCGCAGCGGTTTCTCTGCATCCCATCTCTATGTTGTGGTAATGTTTATAGTAGTATGTGTGTTGTGTAAATTCCAGAGATTTATAGTATCGCGTTTCCATTTATATTAGCGGTTCATTTCTATAATTGCCCCAAATAGTCTGCCTTTCGTTGTTGTCCGACTAATAACAAGAAACTTAGACAGTTGTATTGAACTTAGCTTCTTTTGGACTTGTAGAGTGGTCATGATTCAGTTTGATTGAGCTTGATGATCACATAACAGTGTACCATTATTTTTTTCTGGACCATGGTTTACCCAGTATCTGATGGTCACAGAGCTTGACTTACTTGGTGATTTTTCTAGAAGATAGCCTCTGCAATTACAGAGAATTTCTAAAGCATACTCTTCAGCTGAAAAGTCTTATACTGTGAAAGGTCTTGCAAAAATTGTTGAGAAAGCGAGAATCTTGTGTAAGCATTTTTCTTTCCTTTCAAAACTGGGTTATTATCTATTAataacataagaaaaaagaatacaCGGACCGTTTTTCTTCAGCTCGTGGCAGTGGGTTTCTGGGGCATGAAATTTAGACTGATATACGCAGTATGGTGCATATTTCAGTCTAAATTACTTTCAAATATTGAAACTTCTACTTCTCCACTTAACACTTAAAGGCTACTTTCAAATATGTTCTGCTTGTCGCACAGCTTACATGATTGTTACTAATCACCTCTCATGAACCGGTACTGGCTAGAGTATGCCCTTCAGATTCCATTTTGGTCAGATCATCACAGCAGTAAAAGCCATGTAAAAATGGTTTTCAGCCGAAACTTGATGCCATCTACTGGCATCAACATCTACTGGCACTAACATCCTTAGAAAAACTCTGACCAATTGGCACTAACATATATTGAGATTTTTATTTAGAAGAACAACCAAAGGCCTATCCAATGAACTGATAATTTGGCACTCGTAAGCGACAATGGCGCTACACAAGTAATCTCAGGCCCTAAGATCCGGATATCAATAAAAAGGTTACGAAATAGAATCAGATATAATATCATATCAGCAGCCTTGAGCTCCACACAAGTAGCCCATCAGTTAGTTCATCTCCAAAATCCAGATCACAACCACCAGCCAAGCCTCACATAATAAGAAGGCAGGCATTCACGCGCTGCTGAAAACAGAATGCAGAGCTTCACAGCCACCCTTCTGAACATCAAAGCTACTCCCTAATTGCTACAGAAATGTCGATAATATGGTGCCATTGTGTAACTATATCAGATGTGCCACCTAGTTGGTCGGTCAAACAGCCCGGTACTTGCGCCACGAACTACGAAGCTCTCTGCACTCTGTAGACCGCCATCATGAGGTTAAAGAGGCAGGACGGCGCGATCGCGAACCAGCTAAAGAAAGCCATGGCGGTGGCGGCCATGAAGCTTGGGCAGTGGTTCTCCGAGCACAACATCAGGTCGTCGTCGAGGAGAATGGTGATGCCTGCTGATCCACTTGCTGCAGCGAACGTCAGCGCGCCTGTGACCTGCAGACGAAACGCCGGGGGTCAAAACCGGATTGTGTTTGTTTTAGGAGAAAGAGAAATGCACCTGATCATTAAATGATTCTTTGGTTGTTCATGTATGTGAAGCTTTTCTAGTGTAAGAGACCACAAGGAATGAGTGACAGAGGGCTGTTATGTTCTGAGGTGCCTGAGAAAATATGTGACTTACCCAGTCCCCGATGGAATATATGGTGGTGGCTCGAGGAGACCGGAAGGAACGCTTGACAAGAAGTGCGTAGATGTCCACAGCGCCCAGAGCGAGGCTCCACAAGCATTGCAAGCTTGCTGCTGCGACGAGGAGGCTGCTCAGAAGAACAACGGTAAGTTCATCTCATCTATAGGAGGAAATCAATCCGGTGTTCCAAGTTGTAAAATCAATCTGTGGTGGAAAAGCGCTATCTAATCGCCCCACAGAAATAATAAGGTAAGATACGCTAGGATGCTACATTGTTTCTTCTAGTTCTCGATGCTATCCCCCAAGGCCAACACTGACTGAGAGTAGATCTTCAAATGCAATCAGAATGCTCGCAAGTGAATTGTTGCATGTGAGACGATAATGAGAATGACCAATCATTCAAGAACAAGAACGAGCATGGAAGGAATCAGCTGCTGCCACACAAAATCTCAAGATCAAATTTGTAAGAGACCGCCGTCGGCGAGGAAGACGTGAGAAGAGTGCCCGCTCGGGAAGGACCAGTGGTCGACTGTGATGGCGAGTTGGCGACGACTGCCGGCGATGCGGGATGAGGGCTCGCCTGGGAAGGACCGATGGTCGACGGCGACGACGATGGCAACGGCCGCGAGCGACGCGAGATGAGTTGTCGTTGGGATAGGACCAGTGGTCGCCGGTGATGGCGGCGGCTGGCGGCAACGTCGACGGCGAGGGTCGCGGGCGGTGCGGTATGCGTTGATGAATTGTTGTAGGGAAACGACTTGATGGTAACGGCAACATGCAGGCCAGCTGCGTTGTATGCCGGTGGCGTGCGGCGGAGGGTGAACTGGTTATAGAAAAACGTCTAATTGTCGTTTTTTCATAAACTCAGTTTTTCAGTTTTAGTAAAACCAAGAGTTACTTACCCAAGGATTTGTTATGTTATCCAAACATAGTTTTAGTTTGTTGTAACCGAAAACGTGTGTACGCCAAACTGGTTTGGTAAAATTCCAGTATCCAAACAACCCCGCTCTGCTCGCTGGTGCGTGGTACTGTACTGTTCAACCATGGCTATATTTGGTGCACCGCCGCACCGCATCATCGTGAATCCATCCAGGTAGACAAAGACGATAGATGCAGAGAAACAACATCCAACTCCTTCAAATTTGGCGACTGCTCCCTCCGTAAAGAAGTACTATTGTACTAGCgatctaagagcaactccaatgggacgtccgcccgcgtccgtttgggtcggcgcggataaAAATGGCGGGCCAACGCGTCGACTCAAACTTAAATCGTGTTCGTGTGGCGTCCGCGCTGACCCATTTTCGGCCCAAAATTATGCTtggaatgcgtcggcgcggacacgaagcgaacgcgccgcgcgtctcctcaccgtccgccgcgtccccacccGGCGGCCATCCAACTACGACGGTCAACATTATTTATGACGATCGCCCAccttgggcccacgcgtcagcgacggcggtcgtccttttttaagtcgggcgtgcggcggggccgtcctcatccactgccactcgccccCCGTCCCCATCTGGCCATCCCTGCCCCACGCCGGcaacaaccctagccaccgccagcatgggcttcttctccggcatcggcaGCAGCCGCAAGGGCAAGGCCCCCACCCGCCATTCCCCCTCCCTCCccgccctccccgcgccgccgcgcgctCCCCGGCAGAGGCATCGCATCAATGTGCCGTTGCACGAGGCTGAGTGGCACTGGCACCACCGCGTGCCTCTGCCGTACCCCGACGCGACGCTGCCGCGTGACTGGCATttggatccggagaggatcccagtgcTGGCG
This DNA window, taken from Triticum aestivum cultivar Chinese Spring chromosome 1D, IWGSC CS RefSeq v2.1, whole genome shotgun sequence, encodes the following:
- the LOC123160971 gene encoding CASP-like protein 5A2, giving the protein MAAGWGRGGRLLVAAASLQCLWSLALGAVDIYALLVKRSFRSPRATTIYSIGDWVTGALTFAAASGSAGITILLDDDLMLCSENHCPSFMAATAMAFFSWFAIAPSCLFNLMMAVYRQLGSSFDVQKGGCEALHSVFSSA